Proteins encoded within one genomic window of Paenarthrobacter sp. JL.01a:
- the rplO gene encoding 50S ribosomal protein L15, translated as MAENQTAAEAAEKQNALKVHHLRPAPGAKTAKTRVGRGEGSKGKTAGRGTKGTKARYQVKAGFAGGQLPLHMRLPKLRGFKNPFRVEFQVVNLEKLNELFPEGGTVTVESLVEKGAVRKNQPVKVLGTGDITVKVDVTAHAFSSSASEKIAAAGGSTTTL; from the coding sequence ATGGCAGAGAACCAGACCGCCGCAGAGGCTGCTGAGAAGCAGAACGCTCTGAAGGTCCACCACCTGCGTCCCGCCCCGGGTGCCAAGACCGCCAAGACCCGTGTTGGTCGTGGTGAAGGCTCCAAGGGTAAGACCGCTGGTCGCGGTACCAAGGGTACGAAGGCCCGCTACCAGGTAAAGGCTGGCTTTGCCGGCGGCCAGCTGCCGCTGCACATGCGCCTGCCGAAGCTGCGCGGCTTCAAGAACCCGTTCCGGGTTGAGTTCCAGGTTGTTAACCTGGAGAAGCTCAACGAGCTCTTCCCGGAAGGTGGCACCGTCACCGTTGAATCCCTGGTTGAAAAGGGCGCCGTTCGCAAGAACCAGCCCGTGAAGGTGCTCGGCACCGGCGACATCACCGTAAAGGTCGACGTCACCGCCCACGCCTTCTCTTCCAGCGCTTCGGAAAAGATCGCTGCAGCAGGCGGATCCACCACCACCCTCTAA
- the rpmD gene encoding 50S ribosomal protein L30, producing the protein MAKNLTPSDAKLEITQIKGVIGAKQNQIATLRSLGLKRIGHTVVRTADAVTVGYLNTVPHLVNVEEAK; encoded by the coding sequence ATGGCTAAGAACCTGACTCCCTCCGACGCCAAGTTGGAGATCACCCAGATCAAGGGCGTCATCGGCGCCAAGCAGAACCAGATCGCTACCCTTCGGTCCCTCGGCCTCAAGCGCATCGGACACACCGTTGTCCGTACCGCTGACGCTGTAACCGTCGGTTACCTGAACACGGTTCCGCACCTCGTGAATGTAGAGGAGGCGAAGTAA
- the rpsE gene encoding 30S ribosomal protein S5, translated as MTEAVAAEATETAPATDDRRGGRRGERGDRGQGRGDRGGRGGRDGGREAEKSQFVERVVTINRVAKVVKGGRRFSFTALVVVGDGNGLVGVGYGKAKEVPAAIAKGVEEAKKSFFRVPRVGNTIPHRVQGEAAAGVVLLRPASAGTGVIAGGPVRAVLECVGIHDILSKSLGSSNAINIVHATVDALKQLEEPASVAARRGLPLDEVAPAALVRALQNQKAGV; from the coding sequence GTGACTGAAGCTGTAGCTGCTGAAGCAACTGAGACCGCACCCGCTACCGATGACCGCCGCGGCGGACGTCGTGGCGAGCGTGGCGACCGTGGCCAGGGCCGCGGCGACCGTGGTGGCCGTGGTGGCCGCGACGGCGGTCGTGAAGCCGAGAAGAGCCAGTTCGTAGAGCGCGTTGTCACCATCAACCGCGTTGCCAAGGTGGTCAAGGGTGGTCGTCGCTTCAGCTTCACCGCTCTGGTCGTCGTCGGTGACGGCAACGGTCTGGTCGGCGTTGGCTACGGCAAGGCCAAGGAAGTTCCCGCTGCTATCGCAAAGGGCGTAGAAGAGGCCAAGAAGTCCTTCTTCCGCGTTCCCCGCGTTGGCAACACCATCCCGCACCGTGTGCAGGGTGAGGCTGCTGCAGGCGTTGTCCTGCTGCGTCCGGCTTCCGCCGGTACCGGTGTTATCGCCGGTGGTCCGGTCCGCGCGGTATTGGAGTGCGTGGGTATCCACGACATCCTCTCCAAGTCGCTCGGTTCTTCCAACGCGATCAACATCGTTCACGCGACCGTTGACGCTCTGAAGCAGCTCGAAGAGCCCGCTTCCGTGGCTGCCCGCCGTGGCCTGCCGCTGGACGAGGTTGCTCCTGCTGCTCTGGTGCGCGCGCTCCAGAACCAGAAGGCAGGTGTTTAG